The segment ccaatgaagtgagctgtagctcacgaaagcttatgctcaaataaattggttagtctctaaggtgccacaagtactccttttctttttgcgaatacagactaacatggctgttattctgaaacctgtaaaaaggTGGAGTTTAAACTATCCCATCTGCTTGAAAAGACATGGAGTCCATAGTTCCTGTTCATTTGAAAATGCAGCTTGTTTCATCAGAATTTACAAAAAGACACATCAGACCAATCTAACGCCAACTCTCTTCCCTCTTAAAGGAACTTTCACGTCAAGTTTGTCCCCAAACGTAGGGGTTTGGAAAATTAAGTTGAATCATACCTGAATGGCTAATTTTAATTGAGTATTGTAAACTGGGTTATAAGCAGAAAAATGCTCTCTGTGGAAGGGACTCTTAAATCGTTGCTAGCCACCCGTCTTCCAATATAATTGGGATTCAAAACAAAAGTGTTATTTAATCAACATGATTATGTGTGGCAGTGAGTTTATCTAGTTTAATTCACTGCTCTTTCAGAGCAGGAACAAAAACTGTTTGTATGACATGCTGCATTGGAGTGCAACTGCTTATTTTTCATTCTAATCTTCAGTAatagccagaggttaggggtctattacaggagagtGCGATTCTGTTGCCTGCAATCtgcaggaggtccgactagatgatcatgatggtcctttcgggccttaaagtctatgaacctATGATTCTAAACCATTTTATCTTTAAACTACTAAATCTAGCCTCACAGGAGAGTAAGGATTTCTTCAAatttagtgacaggtttcagagtagcagccgtgttagtctgtatccgcaaaaagaaaaggagtacttgtggcaccttagagactaacaaatttatttgagcataagctttcgtgagctacagctcacttcatcggatgaatccagtggaattgagctgtagctcacgaaagcttatgctcaaataaatttgttagtctctaaggtgccgcaagtactccttttcttttttcaaatttaGTGATGTTAGCATCAAAGCTTTACTGAACACAAATATTTTCTGCATTAGACCAGGTTTGTATGCCCTGCTTCCTCATCTTCAAACTCTCCCTCTAATGCATAAGTAGACTTCTCACTTAAGTCCATGAGTTCACAAACATATAGGAGTACATGGCTCAAATTCATTTAACATCATTGGTGACTAGAGATAGTTGGCTGAAGGGGGAAAAGAATGGTTAAAGGAATATAAAAAGCAGCCTACAGATTCACCCTCTGGCCAAAACACATCAGTGTTCCAAGTAAATTTATCCCATTACATGAATTAAGACTCCAGTCCAAAGATGCTCAAGTTAAAgatggaaaaataatatttttcaagacAATAAAAAACATATTCCCAATACATTGTTTTAATTGGAATCATCAGGTTTTGATTTAATCTGAACAGAAATACATTAGATGCTTTGATTTTTAACTGATCTGTAATTATTACAAATACGAAAACATCAATTGCATAGCAGCATTAAAATCAAACAGAACCAAACCTGCTTTTATCAGATCTCACACCGAACAGCAATATGCAACATAATACACAACTCCACTGTAAGCCATTCACCTTACACCAggtacaaaaaaccccaaacaaaaatcCATAACAAACTAATATTCCTGAAGACACAACCCTTCAGAATAGGTTGCATAATACCAACTGCTACATTTTGGTACTAAAATGCACTATACTAAAAGGAGAAGTGCTTTCAAGGCAATTTGAACTGGACTAACTTTTTAAAGCGGTTTCAATAAGATTTATTCTCCTTATTTGCTATAGTGTTTAAGAGTAAACATGATTCCTCACATAGTTTTAAATAGAGCAGAAGTATCAGGTACAGACATTACACAAGGCAAGCTAATGACTCCATCCAAGAGAAATATGTAGCCTGCAGATTTCTTCAGGGGAAAGGTGTACCTGTGGCACATGGCCCAAAGTAACAACTTAGTTCCACACATAGAAGAGGGTGGGGGAACTAACAGAAAGGAGTTCCCTTCCACCTAGGCACTGTAACTCCTCCTGCTGGGTCAGTTCCCTTTGTTCTCTCCTAGAGCTGTGCAGCCTATGGGAGTTATCATATTACCTCCCTGGGCAGCCTCTAGATAGGGAAAGGGTCAACTCCCTCACATACTGAGGAATTAGGTTAAGAACAGCAGCCATGTGCTCCCAGTATCCCCTAAATCATGTTTCCAGCTGCAGACTGTTGTCAGGGAGTTTCCCCTGGGGGCTAATAGGATAATGGAGAGAAGTGCAGAAACTTCTTTTTTCTCTGGCTGGCAGCTTTGTTTCAGAGCTGAAGACAAAGCTACTTCAGGTCCCACAGCTCTTAACATTCTTCCCAGGAGGAGGTGAATATGACTGGTTCACACCCTGAAATAACTATTCACATGAATCCTGTCATgttaagaaatttttttttagaaacaatAACATATGATTGACTTAAtgaatttgtgtttgtgttaGGGTAGTCTGGAAATATTGTGTATGGGCCACACATTCCCCTCCAGCctgcacatgctcagcagagCAACCCAAAAGATGAGCAACTTTTGAAGTGCAGTCACAGGATTGGTGACTTTGCGGAAGGGCCAAGGGAGGTTAGCATTCTACATGGGTAGAACAAAGGTTTTTTGAGGATTCCCCCACCTGGATGCCGAGAGGGAGTCTCCTTCACAatttccagccccctccctccgccTTCAATAGCAGCACAATCAGCTTCCAACCATTCTGCTGGTGGTGGCCATGTTACTAACTTTCAAATGTATGTCACAGCAACAGGTTAATGCTGCTTATCTTCTGATGTGCTTCTAGTACATTATCACTGCAGTAATGCTTCAAGCAGTACTTTTTCCTCATGGGTAGTCTGTTAAGGAGGGAGATCATGCTGTTCTTTGGCTCCTCCACTCACCCAAGTAATAGAATTACTTACATTTCTAAAAAAAGGGACATGAAATCCTTTAGCTAAACATTAAAGATGCCCCAGTTATGGCCAACGTAGACTTTAGTATAGACCAGTCATCTACTATGTTAGAACAACACAAGTTAGAATTAGAAATAATGTTACAATTTCACATGCGCTGCATGGAAATCTATGAGAGTGTTTCAGCAGGAGACAAACATGTTTCCTCTTCATCTAACACTACATTCTTCCGTCTGGAGAGAGACAACACTGACTTCATAATTGCCAAAGAAATCCTGACAAGGATACGCAAGGCAAGGAAAGCAAATGGAACTACAATCTGCATGATGTGAAAAATCGCTGTGCTGAACTTACTTAACAAGCAGGTTAGAAAGAAGGCTCCAAGGCTGACACAAGGGTAGAGAGCAAGCTTAGCAAACATAAAAGCATGTTCCTTGCCGCCATACCTAGCCAAAGGATGCAAGGTTTCCCTTTCATGGAACAGAGCTGTAATCCATATAGCAAACTGAAAGATACTGGCAAAGAAAGTGATTACACAGCTGACCTGAATAGCTTCAATTTCATTGTGAGACTTCTCTGCAAATTCACTGGTCAGCTGGTAACCGAGAGGAAGCCCTCCAATGAAAGCCAATGAAAATGTGTTGAGCAGACCCATAAATCGAGTTGTTTTTGTTATGTAAAGAAAGAGCGAGTGGTGGACAAACCAGAGAAGACCAGTTGTTACAAAAGAGGCAAAGTAGGCAAGGAAGTTTGGTCCATATTCACTTAAAGCTTCAATGAGGCGGTCATGGAATCTGTCTTTAACTTCTTTGGAATCAGGGACATTGTCCTCACTGTtgagaaaaaagttattttagtTGGCATATTAGTGGTATAATGGTACAGTCTGAGAGCAGTAAGCATGTAGTTCCACTGTGGAGAGTAACTATGAATAACATCATAGGCTTCCAGGTTTATTGTGTTTCAGTGATCCCCCAGTTTGCAAGTTAAAAAGCAATTCTTATAATTGACTGCTCTGCAAATTCATCCTAGGATCTGAAAGCTTCCTGGATCGTGTAATATCAATGACAAAGTTCTCCAGCTGAGCTTCATTatcatttctcaaaaagaaaaggagtacttgtggcaccttagagactaaccaatttatttgagcatgagctttcgtgagctacagctcacttcatcggatgcataccgtggatactgcagcagactttatatacacacagaaatcatgaaacaatacctcctcccaccccactgtcctgctggtaatagcttatctaaagtgatcatcaagttgggccatttccagcacaaatccaggttttctcaccctccacccccccccccacacaaactcactctcctgctggtaatagctcatccaaagtgaccactctccctacaatgtgcatgataatcaaggtgggccatttccagcacaaatccaggttttctcacccccccacccccatacacacacaaactcactcttctgctggcaatagctcatccaaactgaccactctccaagtttaaatccaagtttaaccagaacgtctgggggggggtaggaaaaaacaaggggaaataggctaccttgcataatgacttagccactcccagtctctatttaagtctaaattaatagtatccaatttgcaaatgaattccaattcagcaatttctcgctggagtctggatttgaagtttttttgttttaagatagcgaccttcatgtctgtgattgcgtgacatggctgttactctgaaaattatcATTTCTGTTGATGATATAAGAACCAGAACAGAATTCAGCTTCCTAACCCTTTGCCTGACAGAGCCAGCATCTGACTTTCTAAATATGTGGCTAGATCGTCTTTTCCAAACTTCTGAGAATGGAGTATGTGAAGCCTGGTATAATTGCATTAAAGAGGGGTAGGGTTTACTGATTCACACATGGAGAGGCGAGAAGAGTTCTTTGTTAATAGTTTGGTTGTATGATTTGTTTACATTAGGGTAACTAGGATAAGAGGATTGGTGCAATTGTTTGTATACATCAAAATAAAATAAGTCCATTCTCTTTCAACACCTGACAACGTATGTACCCACATACAGCCCCATGAGGACTTGGAAGCCCccggttcaattccctgcttcacCACAGACAACCTGCATGACTGTGGGCAAATCATTAGCCTCAGTTTCtatctgtacaatgaggataacGGCCCTGTGCTACTTCACGGGGGGCCGAGAGGATAAATATATTCAAGACTGTAAAGCctttgagatgtactgatgaaaaatgctatgtaagaggcaggtattattattaccatTACATTTATATCAGACAACTCAGGGTGTGTCAGTCAGCACAAAGCCTTACCATATATCCAAAATGAGCAGGGTTGCAACAATAGCATACACGCCATCACTGAACGCCTCCACTCGTTCCTTACTCAAAGGTTCATTGAGATAAAAAGTGAAGGCCTCTAAGCGATGacgttcctcctcctcttctggacCTGCCAACCATAATTCAGGAGTTTAGTTTGTATTCTGTATAAATCAAAACATTCAACAACAAGCTTTACACTAGAACTTCAACAGTCTAGTCTGATGCCCCTGCTCTCTCAAATCTCAAACTTGTGGAAGTAACAAGGCACTGCTCAATCTGACAATTCAATCACGCTGCTTTCCACTGCAGCCATTCCTTTCCTGTGGCTTATGTTGCCTGTTTCAATAAGAAGGCCTTCACGGCACGGGACTCATCTTAGAAGCATCTCACACACTGTAGGTACGAGGTGAACAATGACTCAATGTTAGTGTTTTAGTTTAATATTTTGATAAGTCACAAGACAGAAACCCTGTTACAGCTCAGGAAACTCTAATGGATCTTGGGGCTCCAGTCTGAGTGGAGGACTTCCATTAGTCATTTTTTATTAGCCCTTTCTCTGTCTTTAGAAGATAGAGCTCTAGTGCTACTCCAAATTAGATGGTCCCAGGTGCACTAAATACAGAAGagctactgtcaaggttccttccccactctgaactctagagtacagatgtggggacctgcatgaaaaaccccctaagcttatttttaccagcttaggttaaaacttccccaaggtacaaactattttaacttttgtccctggactttattgctgccaccaccaagcctctaacaaatataaccgggaaagagcccacttggaaacgtctttccccccaaaatccccccaagccctacaccccctttcctggggaaggcttgataaaaatcctcaccaatttgcataggtgaacacagacccaaacccttggatcttaagaacaatgaaaaagcaatcaggttcttaaaagaagaattttaacagaagaaaaagtaaaagaatcacctctgtaaaatcatgatgggaaataccttacagggtaatcagattcaaaacctagagaatccctctaggcaaaaccttaagttacaaaaagacacaaaaacaggaatatacattctattcagcacaacttattttatcagccatttaaataaaacagaatctaacacatatctaactagattgcttattaaccctttacaggagttctgacctgcattcctgctctggtcccggcaaaagcaacacacagacagagagaaccctttgtttccccccgccctccagctttgaaagtatctcatctcctcattggtcattttggtcaggtgccagcgaggttatctttagcttcttaaccctttacaggtgaaagggtttttcctctggccaggagggatttaaaggtggttcgctttccctttatatttatgacacgccccccaaatcacagatagggtgaaacgctggctgtgatttcttcgtggagctctaggaaaaaaaagagttaataagacacatgcacatctaaatatactaccaagtagaaagactaacaatattttgcacatctcaaggacgattttaaccagttgattttgggaaactttcatgggagagtgcatcagccactttgttagaagctcctgcgatgtgttggatgtcgaaatcaaaatcttggagagctaaactccaccgaagaagttttttgttatttcctgggcggtatgaagccactgtagcgcagcatggtcggtttgcaggtggaaacgccatccccaaatgtatggacgtagcttttccagagcgtagacaatggcgtaacattctttttcactgactgaccagttgctttccctctcagacagcttcttgctgagaaacactacagggtggaattcttgatccggtccttcctgcattaaaacttctcccacaccacgcttggacgcatctgtggttactaggaacggtttgtcaaagtctggggcccttagcacagggtcagacaagagtgtcgctttaagctggttaaaggccttctgacactcttcggtccactgaacggcatttggctgtttctttttggttaggtctgtcagtggggcggcgatttggctgtattgcggtacaaatcgcctgtaatatccggccaagcctaagaaggattggacctgtttctttgactttgggacaggccacttttggatagcatccactttagcctgtagggggctgatagttccttgacccacctggtgtccaaggtaagtcactctgtttaggcctatttgacacttcttagccttaacagttagtcctgcctcccttatgtgcttgaagactttttgtagatgttccaggtgttctgcctaggaatccaaaaatatggccacatcatcaaggtaggcaactgcatattctcctaatcccgctaagagaccatctacaagtctttggaaggtagcgggtgcattctgcagcccgaaagggagtatattaaattcatacagcccaacatgtgtggtgaaggctgacctttcctttgcGGATTCaactagcggtacctgccagtaccccttggttaagtccaaggtagagatgaactgggcccatcccagtttctctaatagttcatctgtgtgtggcattggatagttgtctgggcgagttacagcatttagcttacggtagtccatgcaaaaacatatctccccatctggtttgggaactagaaccactggagatgcccatgcactgccagaggggcggattacccccatgtgtagcatatcctggatctcccgttctatagcagttttagcttgaggagacacccagtaaagTTGGACTTTAATTTGGTGAGcgttacctgtgtcaatggagtggtatgcctgttatgtcaaggttccttccccactctgaactctagggtacagatgaggggacctgcatgaaaagccccctacacttattcttaccagcttaggttaaaacttccccaaggtacaaactattttaacttttgtccctggactttattgctgccaccaccaagcctctaacaaatataaccgggaaagagcccacttggaaacgtctttcccctcaaaatcccctcaagccctacacctcctttcctgaggaaggcttgataaaaatccgcaccaatttgcataggtgaacacagacccaaacccttggatcttaagaacaatgaaaaaagcaatcaggttcttaaaagaagaattttaatagaagaaaaagtaaaatcacctctgtaaaatcaggatggtaaataccttacagggtaatcagattcaaaacctagagaatccctctaggcaaaaccttaagttacaaaaagacacaaaaacaggaatatacatttcattcagcacaacttattttatcagccatttaaacaaaacagaatctaacgcatatctaactagattgcttattaaccctttacaggggttctgacctgcattcctgctctggtcccggcaaaagcaacacacagacagagagaaacctttgtttcctcccccctccagttttgaaagtatcttgtctcctcattggtcattttggtcaggtgccagcgaggttatctttagcttcttaaccctttacaggtgaaagggtttttcctcttgccaggagggatttaaaggtagttagccttcactttatatttttgacagCTACCTATATCAAAAAAACACTTCCAGATTCAGAGAAGTAATCAGGCATTTCCAGGAATCAAAGGAAAACTCATATTTGAAAGCTAAATGAGTCAAACACCAGCATCTCATCTCTTTATAGTCCCTCTCAAGACCAAGCATCTGCTTCTACTGCTGTGATATGTCAAAGCATCATACTGCACACAACAAAAGTTACCATAATGCCATAAAGAAAAAGTGCATACAATGTCTTCTTTTTCCTTAGTCTTTATAGTTGTTTTATTatgtcatttattattttattacacttTATAAGTGTTTTATTATGTCATTTTGATATGAGAAAGAAAGAGGGTAACCATATAAATTGAGGGATACAGCTAGAGAAAAATTTGCAATAAAGCTGGATTTTCAAAGTGGCCTAAACtaattaggtgcccaaatctcactgagaatcaatgggagttaaatgtctttaaaatcccagcctaaatcttGCAGGAAAGCTACCCTGGTCCCCACCTCCCTGGAGCAGCAAGATCTTTTGGcatgactggggaggggggatcgGGGAAGGGTACGGCTGCTAATGGCTTCAAACCAAAAAAGCAAGAGCCTGTGTCTGCAGCTCTACAAACAATCACCCCATGTGCTCCCAACCTACAGGCACCCACTTAGGCAACACCTCCCATATGTGCACGTCCTTGCTTGAGTCTATCCTCAACCATGGTACCCCTCACCTGAGGCCTGTTCCTGTATCAATCCCCATGACATAGCTGCTTCTCAGGAGCCACTCCAATGAGCTCCTCATTCACAGTCCCATGGGACACCCATAACATACACTCACTCCCCTGCAAAGGACTTCACCCACTTCCTGTGGTTCATTCCTTTCCATTGCACAATGGACCTCCCTTTCTCCTAGCCCCAGCTCAGCAAACAGCCTCTTCTGGAAAGGCCTGGGGCATGTCGACACACAGCAGGCATACTGCAGTGTCTATAACTGGTATAGGGAAAGCACTACAGTGTGGCTGCAGTTATGTTAGTATAAAGgagcttataccagtataactagtTCTGCACAGCAGAAGGAATAAGCTATCCCCAGCATAAGGCACTTTCATACAGGTATAACACTAAAGTGTTATAGTGTTTAGTCCACACTAAAGGTTTAGCTCttggaataaaaaataaatgaatggaCAAAATAACAAATCTCACACCCTGAGATTGTGAGCCCAGTACAAAATCTGTCTGCAAGCCAGGCCTCACTGCAAAGGCTTTTCGGTGCCTTGTGGTGAGGAGCAtgcaccagcagccctgcctgtGCTCTTCCTTTGCCCGCGTGGGAGAATATCACTCTGCTGCTCAGAAAGGCTGAGTGCTTACTGAGCTGGGGCCAAGCTCTTCATCCACCCAGCCCCTTGGCTCTCCCAAGCCACCAGCCACTCATATGGGGAGGATGGAGTCCCATGTGCTCAGTGGAGGCCTTCAATCCTGTCCTACACAGTTTgtctgcagcagctggggaagcTGCCTTCTTCCCCGCAAATCCAGTCTTTGGTCAGGAGAAGGGGTGCTTGGGCTTTGCAAGAAGTAAGCTCCCAGCTCTTCCCACAAGGCTGGACTCTGTGCTCAgcagccagctctgggaggggaacagGGACCTTAGAGCCTTAGACGAGCGCACCCCAAccaaggatggggtgggggaactgAAAGGACAACTGAGGGGTGTATTAAGAGTAAGGGTAagcaaatctcatgcttcaaggcattAAAGGATTGCCGCCACCGAGAGAAAAATATCTGCCCTCGCCCCACTCACAGTGCATTATGGAAAACCTttcacttcctctgaagcattaggTGTTGGCAACCAGCAGAGGCAAAACCACAGCCTTTGTGAAACAACGATCTCGCTCTGTATGACAATCCTGTGTTCCAATATGCTGTCCCCCAGTCTCTTCACCTTGGCTTAACTCCACACCCAGCCCTCTTACCCTCTTcgtccctgccctgtccccctccaccattcttcccttccctcttaGCTGATCCCTTCCTAacgaaattctctctctctcacacacatacaaagTAGTGGAATAGCATGCCATTAGCTGCTATCACATTGCTCACTCTGCTGTGTGTTATACCCCTTCCCTCACctgtgtctgtctggtctatAACTATTACAGACTGTTTGGGGAAGTGACCATGTACTACCCTATGAGGGCCTACCACAATAGGGCCCCATTCTTGGATGCTCCTTATGCACAACCATAataaacatgtttcagagtagcagccgtgttagtctgtattcgcaaaatgaaaaggaggcaccttagagactaacaaatttatttgagcataagctttcatgagctacagctcactaagaAGAATACAATACTTGTCTATTGCCAATGTTTCTTCTCTCCAAGTAGTTGACACTGCCCTCTGGAATACTTTGCTTGTATCTGTTCTATATACAACAGATTCtgtgatattttttaaatatgaatttggggagggggaagatacTACTACTGGGGCCAGAGCCAGTGATCAGACAGAGATCTCACTTCTGATATTAGTCAGTTACTATGCTCCTTTCCAAAGGGGTTGGAGGAGAAGCTTGATGTGTGTGTTTTCTTCAGGTATAGCTCAAATTAGGTATAGCAAGGAAAAAGGTTCCCAGAAAGAGATAGAATGGAAGGACAGAACTAAAAGTTTATTGGTGTGTCCCTAACAGAAACAGTGGAACTAGAATTACTAACAAGCTTGTTGTGGATTCTACTGCACCTTAGATCTTTTAAAACAGCTTCATTCAAATTTTGACAAGAAAGGGGACTGTGAAATACatcatattttaatatattaactTAACAACATAGTAGAGTATCTAAAATTAAATGCACTCCTTATGGATACTGTTACTTACCACCAGTCTTATTTTTACACCAAATAATTAACCGAGTGATGTGTGGAAGAAAGATAACAAGCCCAAGCAGAACATAAGActatagaaaaaaatgaaaacagttttAGTTTTCAGTTATTACaagataaatacaaatattttgttttaagttaaaaattaattattcTTTTTATCCTTGATTTAACATGCAACTCGTGAATTTGCAACATTGAAATACCCTGGCTGTAgtagaaaatatacattttatgaCAGTGATTGAACTGAACAATCACTACATTAACACATTTATCCAACAAATACATGAACACTACAATGTCAGTAGCTCACATGCAGTTTCTCAAGACTAATCTTCATCTTGAATATTATGAGCACACTCTAATATTTGCCTCCTCCACTATTAAGATTTACAAACTATGACCtacctgtgcatatattttacctgctttaatctttCAACaactctcattttcttttcttagctaataaacctttacttagtttactagagaattggctaccagtgttgtctttggtgtaagatccaaAGTACCAACTGATCTGCggtaagtgactgatcctttgggactgggagcaacctgatgtggtgtgatttttgatTTGAgcgaccttttatcacaaagttcagtttgtctgggtggtaagacagactggagagtctagcagcggtaatcaattatttttggtcaaggtccaaattttttggtcaaggtatagtcaaggtccagactccagagaaaatcattcaaaaataataacaataatgataataataagtacataaaaatattttgcagtccattcaaaagcatctggcggtctggatttggcccccAGTCCGCCTGTTGACTACTCCCTGGTCTAAGggcactgtctgtgactccatggtaagattaGTATAGTTATCC is part of the Eretmochelys imbricata isolate rEreImb1 chromosome 5, rEreImb1.hap1, whole genome shotgun sequence genome and harbors:
- the TMEM175 gene encoding endosomal/lysosomal proton channel TMEM175 isoform X2, with translation MSALRPQAEGEAAPGPPRHSGELGSTQASTRLLAYSDALLSIIATVMILPVAHTKIHPDQKLGESIQQLLLMKIAVYLMTFLIVTVAWAAHIRLFQVIELIDDVLALLNLACMMLITFLPYTAVIVAYGFYHPYLLNHQIQMSENQAFYKHHILQIILRGPVLCFLAAIFSFFFVPMSYVLLGLVIFLPHITRLIIWCKNKTGGPEEEEERHRLEAFTFYLNEPLSKERVEAFSDGVYAIVATLLILDICEDNVPDSKEVKDRFHDRLIEALSEYGPNFLAYFASFVTTGLLWFVHHSLFLYITKTTRFMGLLNTFSLAFIGGLPLGYQLTSEFAEKSHNEIEAIQVSCVITFFASIFQFAIWITALFHERETLHPLARYGGKEHAFMFAKLALYPCVSLGAFFLTCLLSKFSTAIFHIMQIVVPFAFLALRILVRISLAIMKSVLSLSRRKNVVLDEEETCLSPAETLS
- the TMEM175 gene encoding endosomal/lysosomal proton channel TMEM175 isoform X1 encodes the protein MSALRPQAEGEAAPGPPRHSGELGSTQASTRLLAYSDALLSIIATVMILPVAHTKIHPDQKLGESIQQLLLMKIAVYLMTFLIVTVAWAAHIRLFQVIELIDDVLALLNLACMMLITFLPYTFSLMASFPGVPFGIFMFSTCAIVIGLIQAVIVAYGFYHPYLLNHQIQMSENQAFYKHHILQIILRGPVLCFLAAIFSFFFVPMSYVLLGLVIFLPHITRLIIWCKNKTGGPEEEEERHRLEAFTFYLNEPLSKERVEAFSDGVYAIVATLLILDICEDNVPDSKEVKDRFHDRLIEALSEYGPNFLAYFASFVTTGLLWFVHHSLFLYITKTTRFMGLLNTFSLAFIGGLPLGYQLTSEFAEKSHNEIEAIQVSCVITFFASIFQFAIWITALFHERETLHPLARYGGKEHAFMFAKLALYPCVSLGAFFLTCLLSKFSTAIFHIMQIVVPFAFLALRILVRISLAIMKSVLSLSRRKNVVLDEEETCLSPAETLS
- the TMEM175 gene encoding endosomal/lysosomal proton channel TMEM175 isoform X3 — its product is MKIAVYLMTFLIVTVAWAAHIRLFQVIELIDDVLALLNLACMMLITFLPYTFSLMASFPGVPFGIFMFSTCAIVIGLIQAVIVAYGFYHPYLLNHQIQMSENQAFYKHHILQIILRGPVLCFLAAIFSFFFVPMSYVLLGLVIFLPHITRLIIWCKNKTGGPEEEEERHRLEAFTFYLNEPLSKERVEAFSDGVYAIVATLLILDICEDNVPDSKEVKDRFHDRLIEALSEYGPNFLAYFASFVTTGLLWFVHHSLFLYITKTTRFMGLLNTFSLAFIGGLPLGYQLTSEFAEKSHNEIEAIQVSCVITFFASIFQFAIWITALFHERETLHPLARYGGKEHAFMFAKLALYPCVSLGAFFLTCLLSKFSTAIFHIMQIVVPFAFLALRILVRISLAIMKSVLSLSRRKNVVLDEEETCLSPAETLS